Proteins encoded within one genomic window of Parolsenella massiliensis:
- a CDS encoding BglG family transcription antiterminator, translating to MAAETHITDVVGYVETHSRCTLAAIANHLDIKERTARSYIQRANNMLQGFAAIEYVAAERGYELRVRDTAAYSRWKEHALGSARPPLPSTPEGRVGYLLMDLLFRTDWVTLDDLANILFVSRASISSDLKRVDDELGRFDLSLERKPHYGIRVVGSEMNRRLCIAGIVASSEGPGSAGVDSAQGAPIEELFSSLGAASDPATEKTRLHAAASCVDDAAAEADFTVNSAAYQNLIVHIAVAMMRIEEGCYVPLDERHVSSISDSESFAVASRTAELIKQRLGLELPREEIAYMAIHLAGKQTLNKMAPAEDNLVIDSGVWDVVTSMLNDVWGTFRFDFRHDLELRMNLARHIVPLSVRMRYHMELKNPLLDSIKTRYPLAWSMALETAPILEKEYGSRLSEDERGYIALAFALALERDATNRPKKRLLVVCASGAGTSRLLEYRCRKEFSDWIGDIETCDAFHLDNVDFSQIDYVFTTVHIDQKLPAPICELHNFLDAAEAEQLRDVLRKGHCDAPAQSVSFFSKDLFFTHAKLSTKDEVLEFLLGQAREKRGMDERFCEAVRNRETVVATSLGNDVAMPHPVEATSAQTFGIVALLDEPVAWDDLGHTVRAVFLMSFSRSGGRQVQALISTLAELMSSPSAMATLVKHQEWETFCALLGAIESDESAAESRGTLHASGR from the coding sequence ATGGCTGCTGAGACGCACATAACGGACGTAGTTGGCTACGTCGAGACGCATAGCCGTTGCACCCTCGCGGCGATTGCGAACCATCTCGACATCAAGGAGCGCACCGCACGCTCCTACATCCAGCGCGCCAACAACATGCTCCAGGGATTTGCCGCCATCGAATATGTTGCGGCCGAGCGTGGCTATGAGCTCAGGGTCCGAGACACTGCCGCCTATTCCCGTTGGAAGGAGCATGCGCTGGGCTCAGCGCGTCCGCCCCTCCCCTCCACTCCGGAGGGCCGCGTCGGCTACCTTCTCATGGACCTGCTCTTCCGCACCGACTGGGTGACCCTCGACGACCTTGCGAACATCCTGTTCGTCTCGCGGGCCTCCATCTCCTCAGACCTCAAGCGGGTCGACGACGAGCTCGGCCGCTTTGACCTATCGCTCGAGCGCAAGCCGCACTATGGCATTCGCGTGGTGGGAAGCGAGATGAACCGGAGGCTCTGCATCGCCGGAATCGTCGCAAGCTCCGAGGGGCCGGGGTCGGCGGGCGTCGACTCCGCGCAGGGAGCGCCCATCGAGGAGCTCTTCTCGTCGCTCGGCGCCGCCTCGGACCCTGCAACCGAGAAGACACGCCTCCATGCCGCCGCCTCGTGCGTAGACGATGCGGCGGCGGAGGCCGACTTCACCGTCAACTCGGCTGCATACCAGAACCTCATCGTCCACATCGCCGTAGCCATGATGCGGATAGAGGAGGGTTGCTACGTTCCCCTGGACGAGCGGCACGTCAGCTCCATCAGTGACTCCGAGTCATTCGCCGTCGCCTCACGCACTGCCGAGCTTATCAAGCAGCGCCTGGGTCTCGAGCTGCCGCGTGAGGAGATCGCCTACATGGCGATTCACCTCGCCGGCAAGCAGACGTTGAACAAGATGGCGCCAGCCGAAGACAACCTCGTCATCGATTCTGGCGTCTGGGACGTCGTCACGAGCATGCTCAACGACGTCTGGGGGACGTTCCGCTTCGACTTCAGGCATGACCTCGAGCTGCGCATGAACCTCGCGCGCCACATCGTGCCGCTCTCCGTGCGCATGCGCTACCACATGGAGCTCAAGAACCCCCTGCTCGACAGCATCAAGACCAGGTACCCGCTCGCATGGTCGATGGCGCTCGAGACCGCCCCCATCCTCGAGAAGGAGTACGGCTCGCGCCTCTCCGAGGACGAGCGCGGCTACATCGCCCTCGCCTTCGCGCTGGCACTGGAGCGCGACGCCACGAACCGTCCCAAGAAGCGTCTGCTCGTCGTGTGCGCGAGCGGGGCCGGAACGTCTCGCCTCCTCGAATATCGCTGCCGCAAGGAGTTCAGCGACTGGATCGGCGACATCGAGACGTGCGACGCCTTCCATCTCGACAACGTCGACTTCAGCCAGATCGACTACGTCTTCACGACGGTGCACATCGACCAGAAGCTGCCTGCACCCATCTGCGAGCTTCACAACTTCCTCGACGCGGCTGAGGCCGAGCAGCTTCGCGACGTTCTTCGAAAGGGTCATTGCGACGCACCCGCGCAGAGCGTCTCGTTTTTCTCGAAAGACCTCTTCTTCACGCATGCCAAGCTCTCCACAAAGGACGAGGTGCTCGAGTTTCTGCTCGGGCAGGCCCGGGAGAAGAGGGGCATGGACGAGAGGTTCTGCGAGGCCGTACGCAACCGTGAGACCGTCGTGGCGACCTCGCTGGGCAACGACGTGGCCATGCCACATCCCGTCGAGGCCACGAGCGCGCAAACCTTTGGAATCGTTGCGCTTCTTGACGAGCCGGTTGCGTGGGACGACCTTGGGCACACGGTGCGCGCCGTCTTCCTCATGTCTTTCTCGCGCTCTGGCGGCAGACAGGTGCAGGCGCTCATCTCGACGCTTGCCGAGCTCATGAGCAGCCCGAGCGCCATGGCCACGCTCGTCAAGCACCAGGAATGGGAAACCTTCTGCGCCCTTCTGGGCGCCATTGAGTCTGACGAATCCGCTGCGGAGTCTCGCGGCACGCTACACGCATCGGGGAGGTGA
- a CDS encoding PTS lactose/cellobiose transporter subunit IIA has protein sequence MAEITQEKQAEAFDNETFSFGLIGDAGMARSLAFEALKAAKKGDFAHADELMEQSKQAGLEAHHKQTSLLVREAGGDHVPVDVMLVHAQDHLMTSMLAQELIEEIIELRRELAERK, from the coding sequence ATGGCAGAAATCACCCAGGAGAAGCAGGCCGAGGCCTTTGACAACGAGACGTTCTCGTTTGGCCTCATCGGAGACGCCGGAATGGCCCGCAGCCTCGCCTTCGAGGCCCTCAAGGCGGCCAAGAAGGGAGACTTCGCGCACGCCGACGAGCTCATGGAGCAGTCCAAGCAGGCCGGCCTCGAGGCCCATCACAAGCAGACGAGCCTGCTCGTTCGCGAGGCTGGCGGAGACCACGTCCCCGTCGACGTGATGCTCGTCCACGCGCAGGACCACCTCATGACCTCGATGCTCGCCCAGGAGCTCATCGAGGAGATCATCGAGCTGCGCCGCGAGCTTGCCGAGCGCAAGTAG
- a CDS encoding PTS sugar transporter subunit IIB: MKVLLVCAAGMSTSILMKKMEKYAAEQGIDLTIEAHGFSEAPEYASDFECILVGPQVGYRKDELAETCGLPTAVIPPADYGMGNCANIFKLIHSLIG, from the coding sequence ATGAAAGTACTGCTTGTTTGCGCCGCCGGCATGTCCACCTCGATCCTCATGAAGAAGATGGAGAAGTACGCCGCCGAGCAGGGCATCGACCTCACGATCGAGGCCCACGGCTTCTCCGAGGCCCCCGAGTACGCCTCTGACTTCGAGTGCATCCTCGTTGGCCCGCAGGTGGGCTACCGCAAGGACGAGCTGGCCGAGACCTGTGGCCTGCCCACGGCGGTCATCCCACCGGCCGACTACGGCATGGGCAACTGCGCCAACATCTTCAAGCTCATCCACAGCCTGATTGGCTAA
- a CDS encoding PTS sugar transporter subunit IIC, whose product MALENMFESPIIQKLQALGAKSQSSPTLSTISSGMMTTLSIIMAGAVFTIVSSILNITGLIGTDSALYQWLQLPYNMTIGVMSLIIAFALGYQYTKALKMKGELANGIVTLVLFMMVCSPIKSVTLQDGTTASVLDSTYLGGSGMFTAIIVSLIAVRIIKLCQDKHIVLTMPDSVPQYLADSFSAVIPLVINIVLWTGLNTLCETFMGAALPGVIMGILAMPLAGLNSVPGMFIVALVGLLCWCLGIHGTGVIMIVLMPVFMQYYADNAAAHAAGVAMTLQPVALYFLAQCGGGSGNMFPLAALCCRAKSEQLKAIGKVGLVPSIFNISEPMIFGVPVMYNPLIAIPFILNTLISMLVIYLLYVVGFFQPQYIMIMSSLPIFMADYLTSMAWQNLFIPVICIVVGFITYLPFVKLYDKQLCEQEAANSAAEQA is encoded by the coding sequence ATGGCCCTTGAAAACATGTTCGAGAGCCCCATCATCCAGAAGCTCCAGGCTCTCGGCGCCAAGTCCCAGTCAAGTCCAACTCTCTCGACCATATCCTCGGGCATGATGACCACGCTCTCCATCATCATGGCGGGCGCCGTGTTCACCATCGTCTCGAGCATCCTCAACATCACGGGGCTCATCGGCACCGACAGCGCACTGTACCAGTGGCTGCAGTTGCCCTACAACATGACGATTGGCGTCATGAGCCTCATCATCGCCTTCGCGCTCGGATATCAGTACACCAAGGCCCTCAAGATGAAGGGCGAGCTTGCCAACGGCATCGTCACGCTTGTGCTGTTCATGATGGTGTGCTCTCCCATCAAGAGCGTCACGCTGCAGGACGGCACCACGGCCTCCGTGCTTGACTCAACCTACCTGGGCGGGTCGGGCATGTTCACGGCAATCATCGTCTCGCTCATCGCCGTGCGCATCATCAAGCTTTGCCAGGACAAGCACATCGTCCTCACGATGCCTGACTCCGTACCGCAGTACCTCGCCGACTCGTTCAGCGCCGTCATCCCGCTCGTCATCAACATCGTGCTCTGGACCGGCCTCAACACCCTGTGCGAGACCTTCATGGGCGCCGCGCTCCCCGGCGTCATCATGGGCATCCTCGCCATGCCGCTCGCCGGCCTCAACTCCGTTCCCGGCATGTTCATTGTGGCCCTCGTTGGCCTGCTCTGCTGGTGCCTCGGCATCCACGGCACGGGCGTCATCATGATTGTCCTCATGCCTGTTTTCATGCAGTACTACGCAGACAACGCGGCCGCCCACGCCGCCGGTGTCGCAATGACCCTGCAGCCCGTTGCCCTCTACTTCCTCGCACAGTGTGGCGGAGGCTCGGGCAACATGTTCCCGCTTGCCGCGCTCTGCTGCCGCGCCAAGTCCGAGCAGCTCAAGGCCATCGGCAAGGTTGGCCTCGTACCGTCCATCTTCAACATCTCCGAGCCCATGATCTTCGGCGTGCCCGTGATGTACAACCCGCTCATCGCCATCCCGTTCATTCTCAACACGCTCATCAGCATGCTTGTCATCTACCTGCTGTACGTCGTGGGCTTCTTCCAGCCGCAGTACATCATGATCATGTCCTCCCTGCCGATCTTCATGGCCGACTACCTCACCAGCATGGCTTGGCAGAACCTCTTCATCCCCGTAATCTGCATTGTCGTGGGCTTCATCACCTACCTGCCGTTCGTGAAGCTCTATGACAAGCAGCTCTGCGAGCAGGAGGCCGCCAACTCAGCTGCCGAGCAGGCCTAG